The Streptomyces sp. NBC_01775 genome includes a region encoding these proteins:
- the dusB gene encoding tRNA dihydrouridine synthase DusB translates to MTQPLHIGPHTVQPPVVLAPMAGITNAPFRTLCREFSGGQGLFVSEMITTRALVERNEKTMQLVHFDETEKPRSIQLYGVDPVTVGKAVRMIADEDMADHIDLNFGCPVPKVTRKGGGSALPYKRPLLRGILHEAVSNAGGLPVTMKMRKGIDDDHLTYLDAGRIAVEEGVTAIALHGRTAAQHYGGTADWEAIARLKEAVPEIPVLGNGDIWSADDAVRMMRETGCDGVVVGRGCLGRPWLFGDLVAALSGEDRGADAYARPFLREVADVMVRHARLLGEWLGDESRGVIDFRKHVAWYTKGFSVGSEMRKRLAVAASLEELRTLLDDLDLEQPWPGAAADGPRGRTSSRNRVVLPEGWLDDPFECGGGVDAEAELDTSGG, encoded by the coding sequence ATGACCCAGCCGCTGCACATCGGACCGCACACCGTCCAGCCGCCCGTGGTGCTGGCACCGATGGCCGGGATCACCAATGCGCCGTTCCGGACGCTGTGCCGGGAGTTCTCCGGCGGCCAGGGGCTCTTCGTCAGCGAGATGATCACCACGCGCGCGCTGGTGGAGCGCAACGAGAAGACGATGCAGCTCGTGCACTTCGACGAGACGGAGAAGCCGCGCTCCATCCAGCTGTACGGCGTTGATCCGGTCACCGTCGGAAAGGCGGTCCGGATGATCGCCGACGAGGACATGGCCGACCACATCGACCTCAACTTCGGCTGCCCCGTCCCCAAGGTGACCCGCAAGGGCGGCGGCTCCGCGCTGCCCTACAAGCGCCCCCTGCTGCGCGGCATCCTGCACGAGGCCGTGAGCAACGCCGGCGGCCTGCCGGTGACCATGAAGATGCGCAAGGGCATCGACGACGACCACCTCACCTACCTCGACGCCGGGCGCATCGCCGTCGAGGAGGGCGTCACCGCCATCGCGCTGCACGGCCGCACCGCGGCCCAGCACTACGGCGGCACCGCGGACTGGGAGGCCATCGCACGCCTGAAGGAGGCCGTGCCCGAGATCCCGGTGCTCGGCAACGGAGACATCTGGTCGGCCGACGACGCCGTCCGGATGATGCGCGAAACCGGCTGCGACGGTGTCGTGGTCGGCCGGGGCTGCCTCGGGCGGCCCTGGCTGTTCGGCGACCTGGTGGCCGCGCTCTCCGGCGAGGACCGGGGCGCGGACGCCTACGCGCGCCCCTTCTTGCGCGAGGTCGCCGACGTCATGGTGCGCCACGCCCGCCTGCTGGGGGAGTGGCTGGGCGACGAGTCTCGTGGCGTCATCGACTTCCGCAAGCACGTCGCCTGGTACACCAAGGGCTTCTCGGTCGGCTCCGAGATGCGCAAGAGGCTGGCCGTCGCCGCCTCTCTGGAGGAGCTGCGCACCCTGCTCGACGACCTCGACCTGGAGCAGCCCTGGCCCGGCGCCGCCGCCGACGGCCCACGGGGCCGCACCAGCTCGCGCAACCGCGTCGTCCTGCCCGAGGGCTGGCTGGACGACCCGTTCGAGTGCGGCGGCGGTGTGGACGCGGAAGCCGAGCTGGACACCTCCGGCGGCTGA
- a CDS encoding MFS transporter has translation MSQDLATNTGTTGDGSGTTGASASTTGTALRPLGLFTVLLGAALPMIDFFVVNVAFPSIERDLGASPAALEMVVASYAVAYAALLVLGGRLGDTFGRRRMFLWGVVAFGVTSLACGLAPGAWWLIGARMAQGAASAMMFPQVLATIHATTEGRARTRAIGLFGSVGGISIVTGQVLGGVLVAADVGGSGWRAIFLINVPVVLLALLLGLRTVPDSRSESPARGDLAGTVLLASALAALLLPLTEGRAAGWPLWSVVLLVAAPFLGYGFFAVERRVERAGGDPLLPPSLLREPGVRRGLLAGAPIFLGFSSWMFEIALTLQQGLHYGPLAAGLTLVPMGVAQFAASVLAPRLTDRLGAGSVLALSAVAQTAGLATVMATLWQGWTGLAPLALAPGLLLCGVGSGLQLPTYFRVILSAVPAARAGAGSGLAATAQQSGLALGVATLGSLFLALIPHLGMREALTIVLLVQVVGLATLVVQGMRLPRALGH, from the coding sequence ATGAGTCAAGACCTCGCCACCAACACCGGCACCACCGGCGACGGCAGCGGCACCACGGGCGCGAGCGCGAGCACCACGGGTACGGCGCTGCGGCCCCTCGGGCTGTTCACCGTGCTGCTCGGTGCGGCCCTGCCCATGATCGACTTCTTTGTCGTCAACGTCGCCTTCCCCAGCATCGAACGCGATCTCGGCGCCTCCCCCGCAGCCCTGGAGATGGTCGTCGCCAGCTACGCCGTCGCGTACGCGGCGCTGCTGGTCCTCGGCGGACGCCTCGGGGACACCTTCGGGCGCCGCCGGATGTTCCTGTGGGGCGTGGTCGCCTTCGGAGTCACCTCGCTCGCCTGCGGGCTGGCCCCCGGCGCGTGGTGGCTCATCGGGGCGCGGATGGCCCAGGGCGCAGCGTCGGCCATGATGTTTCCGCAGGTCCTGGCCACGATCCACGCGACGACGGAGGGGCGCGCACGCACCCGCGCCATCGGCCTGTTCGGCTCCGTCGGCGGCATCTCGATCGTGACGGGACAGGTGCTGGGCGGGGTGCTCGTCGCCGCCGATGTCGGGGGCAGCGGCTGGCGGGCGATCTTCCTGATCAACGTGCCCGTCGTGCTGCTCGCCCTGCTGCTCGGGCTGCGCACGGTGCCGGACAGCCGCTCGGAGTCCCCCGCGCGCGGCGACCTCGCGGGCACCGTACTGCTGGCCTCGGCGCTGGCCGCGCTCCTGCTGCCCCTCACCGAGGGGCGGGCCGCGGGGTGGCCGCTGTGGTCCGTCGTACTGCTGGTCGCGGCGCCCTTCCTCGGCTACGGCTTCTTCGCCGTCGAGCGGCGCGTGGAGCGGGCGGGAGGCGACCCGCTGTTGCCGCCCTCGCTGCTGCGAGAGCCCGGGGTGCGGCGGGGGCTGCTGGCCGGCGCTCCGATCTTCCTGGGCTTCAGCAGCTGGATGTTCGAGATCGCCCTCACACTGCAACAGGGCCTGCACTACGGCCCGTTGGCGGCCGGGCTCACGCTGGTGCCGATGGGCGTGGCGCAGTTCGCCGCCTCCGTCCTCGCGCCCCGGCTCACCGACCGGCTCGGCGCCGGAAGCGTACTGGCGTTGAGCGCCGTGGCGCAGACGGCCGGCCTGGCGACCGTCATGGCCACCCTCTGGCAGGGCTGGACAGGGCTGGCGCCGCTCGCGCTCGCGCCGGGGCTGCTGCTGTGCGGCGTAGGCAGCGGGCTCCAGCTGCCCACATACTTCCGCGTCATTCTCTCCGCCGTGCCCGCAGCGCGTGCGGGCGCGGGCAGCGGGCTGGCGGCGACCGCCCAGCAGTCGGGGCTGGCGCTGGGCGTGGCCACGCTGGGCTCGCTGTTCCTGGCGCTGATACCGCACCTGGGGATGCGGGAAGCGCTGACGATCGTGCTGCTCGTGCAGGTGGTGGGGCTGGCGACGCTGGTGGTGCAGGGGATGCGGCTGCCGAGGGCGCTGGGTCATTGA
- a CDS encoding helix-turn-helix transcriptional regulator, with amino-acid sequence MSASTIRAAGSGAPLDVGPETPGATPGPAPVTTTAADRIRRGELAAFLRSRRERITPEQAGLPRGPRRRTPGLRREEVAHLSAVGVTWYTWLEQARDIQVSAQVLDALSRALMLDSSERAHLFALGGIADPMPTGETTVLPPGVRQMLSQLEPFPACVQNARYDIVAYNRVYGGLLGDLDAHAPEDRNCMWLAFTDPDWSAAMPDREETVRLMAARFRSRMAEHLAEPAWKALLKRMERSSAEFRELWGRHEVARAVDQTKRFLNARVGMLRFTYHGLWLSPAEGARMGVYVPLDEETQARVERLHALLAQEKPEE; translated from the coding sequence ATGAGCGCGAGCACGATCCGGGCCGCCGGGTCAGGGGCACCTCTCGACGTGGGGCCGGAGACGCCCGGGGCCACCCCCGGCCCCGCCCCCGTCACCACAACGGCCGCCGACCGGATCCGGCGGGGCGAGCTGGCGGCCTTCCTGCGCAGCAGGCGCGAGCGGATCACCCCGGAGCAGGCCGGCCTTCCGCGCGGCCCGCGCCGCCGCACTCCGGGGCTGCGCCGCGAGGAGGTCGCGCACCTCTCGGCGGTCGGCGTGACCTGGTACACGTGGCTCGAACAGGCCCGCGACATCCAGGTGTCGGCGCAGGTGCTGGACGCGCTCTCGCGGGCACTGATGCTGGACTCCAGCGAGCGGGCCCACCTGTTCGCGCTCGGCGGCATCGCCGACCCGATGCCCACCGGCGAGACCACGGTGCTGCCGCCGGGCGTCCGTCAGATGCTCTCCCAGCTGGAGCCGTTCCCCGCCTGCGTCCAGAACGCGCGCTACGACATCGTGGCCTACAACCGCGTCTACGGCGGCCTCCTGGGCGACCTCGACGCCCACGCGCCCGAGGACCGCAACTGCATGTGGCTGGCCTTCACCGATCCCGACTGGAGCGCGGCGATGCCCGACCGCGAGGAGACGGTCCGGCTGATGGCGGCCCGCTTCCGCTCCCGGATGGCCGAGCATCTCGCGGAGCCCGCATGGAAGGCGCTGCTCAAGCGGATGGAGCGGTCCTCGGCCGAGTTCCGGGAGCTGTGGGGACGGCACGAGGTGGCCCGCGCCGTCGACCAGACCAAGCGCTTCTTGAACGCCAGGGTCGGCATGCTGCGCTTCACGTATCACGGCCTGTGGCTCAGCCCCGCCGAGGGAGCGCGGATGGGCGTCTACGTCCCGCTCGACGAGGAGACCCAGGCGCGGGTGGAGCGCCTCCACGCCCTCCTCGCCCAGGAGAAGCCGGAGGAGTGA
- a CDS encoding aldo/keto reductase — protein MQTRTLGTTGPRTSALGLGCMSMSPMYGDSDRAESIATVHEALDAGITLLDTGDFYAMGHNEMLVGEALRSAPAAAREKALTSVKFGALRDPDGGWVGHDGRPAAVKNFAAYSLQRLGVDHIDVYRIARVDPDVPIEETVGAVAELIEAGHVRHVGLSEAGADTLRRAASVTPVSDLQIEYSLLSRGIEEEILPTARELGIGVTAYGVLSRGLLSDHWSRDRQLSTNDFRAMSPRFTGENLQRNLDLTDALSKVAEAKGATTAQTAIAWVLAQGADIVPLFGARSRHHLAESLGALDVTLDAGDLAAIERAVPPDAAAGDRYPAAQMAGLDSEKKK, from the coding sequence ATGCAGACCCGCACCCTCGGCACCACCGGCCCCCGCACCTCCGCTCTCGGCCTCGGCTGCATGAGCATGTCCCCGATGTACGGCGACAGCGATCGCGCCGAGTCGATCGCGACCGTCCACGAGGCGCTGGACGCGGGCATCACCCTGTTGGACACGGGCGACTTCTACGCCATGGGCCACAACGAGATGCTGGTCGGCGAGGCCCTGCGCTCGGCCCCGGCCGCTGCCCGTGAAAAGGCCCTGACCAGCGTGAAGTTCGGCGCCCTGCGGGATCCGGACGGCGGCTGGGTCGGCCATGACGGCCGCCCGGCCGCCGTGAAGAACTTCGCCGCGTACAGCCTTCAGCGGCTCGGCGTCGACCACATCGACGTCTACCGCATCGCCCGCGTCGACCCGGACGTGCCGATCGAGGAGACCGTCGGCGCCGTCGCCGAGCTGATCGAGGCCGGACACGTACGGCACGTGGGGCTGTCCGAGGCCGGCGCCGACACCCTGCGCCGGGCCGCCTCCGTCACCCCGGTCAGCGACCTCCAGATCGAGTACTCGCTGCTCTCGCGCGGCATCGAGGAGGAGATCCTGCCGACGGCGCGCGAACTGGGCATCGGCGTCACCGCCTACGGCGTCCTCTCGCGCGGCCTGCTCAGCGACCACTGGTCCCGCGACCGGCAGCTGTCCACGAACGACTTCCGCGCCATGAGCCCGCGCTTCACGGGGGAGAACCTCCAGCGCAATCTCGACCTCACCGACGCCCTGAGCAAGGTCGCCGAGGCGAAGGGCGCCACCACGGCGCAGACCGCCATCGCCTGGGTCCTGGCCCAGGGCGCGGACATCGTCCCCCTGTTCGGGGCCCGCTCCCGCCACCACCTCGCGGAGTCGCTCGGGGCCCTGGACGTTACGCTCGATGCCGGCGACCTCGCCGCCATCGAGCGGGCCGTCCCGCCGGACGCCGCGGCGGGCGACCGCTACCCGGCGGCCCAGATGGCCGGCCTCGACAGCGAGAAGAAGAAGTAA